The window TACAATTATAGTAAACTTTGCCATATACCCTCCTAAATCCAGCAACCTTCATCCTATTCCTGCTTCTTAAGAAGTCCCGGCCCGTCTCCTTCTTCCCACGCAAAGACTTCCCACACATTACCTTCACAGTCCTGAAAATATGCAGCCCTGGAACCAAACTCATAGGTGGTTGGCCTAACCAGGCAGTTGACGCCATTTCCGATCAGTTCAGAAGCAATATCGTCCACATCTCCCAGCTCAGGCACTTTCACCGCAATCATAAAATGATGTCCCTCTCCATCAATATATTGATGGTCCACAACTTCGCATAGACCCTTTTTGTCCCACAAGGTGACAGCCGTGCCATGAAACTCAAACTCTGCATAGTTTGCATTCTCCGGCGTAGGCTGAAGTCGTTTCACCCTAAACCCAAATTTTTCCGTATAAAATTTCAATGCCCCCTGAAAGTCTTTCACAAACAGGCATATGTCGTTCAGTTTTGTGAGTTTATCCAGTTTTCCCATTTCTTTGCCCCCCTTCCTTTCCAAATATACCTTGTCGGACGAAGTCCGCCCGCCCCTTTGGGCATGCTTTATGGGGTGCCCTCCAAAAGTGAGTTTTACCCATTCCCTTTATTTTTCGCCATTTGCGGCGTTCATAAACCGTCTTTGGTAAGTGATAATCTGTGGCGCAGATGTATTCTGAGCCAAATATGACGGCTCTGTTGTAATAACGATACGGTCTGTCATATCTTTAAATTCTGGCTCCGTCATCAGCTTATCAAGCTCAGGATACATTCTGGAGCCTTCAATGCTGCACACAATAAGCCTCGTATCATCCAGGTTTGAATTCCGCAGCATTCTCAGATTATGGCGCACGCCGTCCATCCCATCAAAGCCTTCCTTTTCATTAATCTTCCTATATTCGACCGTTTCCCTCGCAACCCTCTCTACCAGCCTCAAGTCCGCATCCTGGTCATTCTTTGACAAGAAATCCCAATTAATCATAAAACTTCTCAGGTCTTCCAGAAAACGGTCATCGTATGTTTTCTGATATGCTGTCAAAAGGCCATTTATATATGTAGTAACACCAAAGCGCTGGCGGACAAAGCTGTTAATAAAATAAGGTTTAGCCTGTAATGCCATCCCTGTCTGCCAAGGTTCAAACATCAACGTATAATTTACTCTAAATCCATGCTCCTTCAGCTTAAGCGCCAAATTATGTCCGTGTAGGTAATCGGACGTGGCTGCCTGGTTCCAGCGTGTAGAAAGCCTTTTATTTCCCTCCAGCAATTCTCCTACATTCCCCCCATTGACAGGCCCTGTATGAGGCACTTTAATAACCATCCTATAATCTGAAAACATCTCCCTAAATTCCTGGGCTTCTTCCAGTATTTTCCCAAAATCAGCAAAAGGGTCATTTACCTCCACACTGATGTCACATCCAGGCCCTAAAATATTGGCAATCTCCTGCATGACCTCATTTCTTGTCTTAAATTTCTTCCCCACATTGGCCTCTGGATTATTGATAAACAAGTCATAAATAATCCCCGGGTTGCAGGTGAGGTTTCCGATCAGATTTTTAATCGGTTCCACCTCATAAGGGTTAGCTGTATCTGCGGAAAAGATAAATTTGGTAGGACGTTTTACTCCATTTTTATCATAGGATATATTTCGTACAAGGTC of the Luxibacter massiliensis genome contains:
- a CDS encoding transaldolase family protein, with the translated sequence MQIINYNLGSLVGGDIQIAAGDEAYVRRALHQKISFEEYAFLIDTVKYIKASDRFRDVIDLFKVKENETPAGFKIEYNMVKNQILEIDLVRNISYDKNGVKRPTKFIFSADTANPYEVEPIKNLIGNLTCNPGIIYDLFINNPEANVGKKFKTRNEVMQEIANILGPGCDISVEVNDPFADFGKILEEAQEFREMFSDYRMVIKVPHTGPVNGGNVGELLEGNKRLSTRWNQAATSDYLHGHNLALKLKEHGFRVNYTLMFEPWQTGMALQAKPYFINSFVRQRFGVTTYINGLLTAYQKTYDDRFLEDLRSFMINWDFLSKNDQDADLRLVERVARETVEYRKINEKEGFDGMDGVRHNLRMLRNSNLDDTRLIVCSIEGSRMYPELDKLMTEPEFKDMTDRIVITTEPSYLAQNTSAPQIITYQRRFMNAANGEK
- a CDS encoding VOC family protein translates to MGKLDKLTKLNDICLFVKDFQGALKFYTEKFGFRVKRLQPTPENANYAEFEFHGTAVTLWDKKGLCEVVDHQYIDGEGHHFMIAVKVPELGDVDDIASELIGNGVNCLVRPTTYEFGSRAAYFQDCEGNVWEVFAWEEGDGPGLLKKQE